Below is a genomic region from Streptomyces ferrugineus.
GCCGGCCGACCTCGCCGAGCAGGAGCCGCGCGGCCGCCTCCGCACCGACGGGGACGCGACGGTCGGCGTCGGACCGTCGCGTGCCACGCCGACGCCCGCCTCGGCGACCCGCGCCGCCCAGAAGGTCTGGTCCACGATCTGCGGGACCACCACCTGGGGTACGCCGGCCAGGGCCGCCTTCGTCGTGGTGCCCGCGCCTCCGTGATGCATCACGGAGGCCACCCGGCGGCTTCGCGGACTTCTCGTCGGGCGGCGACATCAACAGCACACGCACTTCTACGACCCCGTTTCCGCAGCTCCTCGGCCCAGGCCGGAGATTCTGCGGCACGACGGGGGCCTTGCCGCAAGCCCCCCGGTGCGCTATAAGTTGAGAGTGGCAAGGAGTAGGTGACTCCTTGCCGTTGTTTTTTGTCGCGCGCTTCTCGCGTTTCTCGTCCGCGGTGGTCGGACTTCTCCCGCTGGATTTCTCGCTCGAGGTTTCTCCCCGAACGGGCCCGGAACCAGATCTTCACCCGTCACGGTGAGTAGTTTTCGCACGCCCGTACGTCGTAACGAGCAGTGTTCGAACAGATACCCTACGTGCAAATGGAGTCGAGCGTACTCCTGTCGCCCACCCCATTTCAGGTGCTTGCTGAATATGACACAGCGATGATCCGGTCGGACTAAGCTCGCCCGCGGCGCACCGAGTTGAGGCGTATTCGTGCGCTTGTTCCCAAACGTGCAGAAGATTCCGACATACCCATGACGTACCCCGCTGCTAGCTCCCCCTACACCCACCCGATTCGTTTCAGAGGGCCCACATGGTGAGCGTTCAATCCCCGCCCAGTCGCCGTGAACTGCCGTACGCGCGCGTGCTGTTGCTGCCGGCCATAGTGATGGCCGCGGCGACCGGAGCCGCCGTCGCCGTGGTGGCGGAACCGGCCCGGACGGCCGTCGGTGTGTGCGGTGCCGTGGCCATGCTGCTGGTACTGGCGTCCGCGGCCGAGGCGGTGCGCCGCGGCCGCGCCCTGCGGGCCCAGCGGGCCGAGCACGCCCGTCACACCGCGTATCTGGAAGGGCGCGTCGCCGCCCATGACGAGGCCATGGTCCGCCTCGCCACGGAGATCACGCCCGCCGCCATCCACCGGCTGCAGTGCGGCGGTTCCATCTATGAGGTGATGCGCGACCTCCGCAACCTCGACTCGTCCCACGGGCCGCTCTCCCGGGCGGAACTGTCGCTGGTCGAGTCGATGCTCGACATCGTCGACCACCAGGAAGCACTCCGCGACTCCGCCCAGCGCTCCTTCGTCAACATCGCCCGCCGCGTCCAGTCGATCGTCCACCAACAGGCCGTGGAACTCCGGGAGATGGAGGAGGACCACGGCCGTAACCCCGAGGTCTTCGACGACCTGCTGCGCATCGACCACGGCACCATGCTGATCGGCCGCCTGGCCGACTCCATCTCCGTGCTCGGCGGCGGCCGACCCGGCCGCCAGTGGCCCGAACCCGTCCCGCTGTACAGCGTGCTGCGCGGCGCCATGTCCCGGATCCTGGAGTACCGCCGGATCAGCCTGGACTCCATCGCCCAGGTCAACATCGCCGGCATCTCCGTCGAGCCGATCATCCACGCCGCGGCCGAACTCCTCGACAACGCCACGCGCTACTCACCGCCGCAGACCAAGGTGCACGTCACCGCCACCGAGGTGCAGACCGGAATCGCGATCGAGATCGAGGACTCCGGCGTCAGCCTCAGCGAGGAGGCCCGCGCCAGGGTCGAGGGCATGCTCGAGCGCGCCAAGCAGGGCACCGACCTCCAGGACATCGGCGAGGCCCCGCGCCTGGGCCTGGCCGTCGTCGGCCGTCTCTGCACGGCGTTCAACATGCAGGTCTCGCTGCGGTCCTCCGCATACGGCGGCGTGCGCGCCATCCTCGTGGTGCCGCGCGAGATGATGACCAACGAGCCCGCTCCCGGGCTCGCCCACGGCATCGGGGCCGCATCGGCGCCCAAGGCCGGCGCCGATGCGCTGGAAGGCCCCAAGCGCGCCCCCAAGAAGCGGCGTCCCACCAGCCCGAAGATCCCCGCCACGGTCTCCATGGAGGACGACGTCCCCGTGGTCACCGAGTGGACCGCGGGCGGGCTGCCCCAGCGCCGCAGCCGGGTCAAGACCCCGCTCAGCAAGCGCATCGCCGAGCAGGCCGCCATCGAGCAGGCCGAGCGGGAAGGCCGGCCGACCATCTGGTCGACGCGCAAACCCGAGCCCGAGCCCGAGCCGGAGAAGGACGACGAGCCCGCCCCCGGAGCGTGGGTCGAGGCCTTCTGGAACGGCCTCAAGGACAAGCCCGACCCTTACACACTCCAGCCGCGAACCCAACCGGCCCGCCCCGAGGCCGACCACGAGGGGGACACCAAGTGATCCAGCAGCGCGCCAACTTCGACTGGATGCTCAAGGAGCTCCACGACGGCGTACCGGGCATCGAGATGATCGTGGTGCTCTCCGCCGACGGTCTGCGCATCGCCCGCTACGGCGGCGACCCGGACACCGCCGACCGCGTCGCCGCGGCGTGCGCGGGGCTGCAGAGCCTGGCGAGCGCCGTCGCCACGGAGATCCCGAACAGCGACGGCAAGATGAAGATGGTCCTCATCGAGATCAACGGCGGCTACTTCTATCTGATGGCCGCCGGCGCCAACGCCTATCTCGCCGTGCTCTCCGACACGTTCGCCGAACCCGGACGGATGAGCAACCGCATGTCCGACCTCGTCGCCCGCATCGGCGCCCATCTCACCAGTCCGCCCAGGCGCAACGGGCAGACCGTATGACTCCTCCGCAACGCCAGCGGCGACACCCCAAGGAACAACCGCCCGCACCGCCCCCCGAGCCCGGCAAGCAGAAGCACCCGGAGCGGCTCTTCGTGGTCGCCGGACCGGACGGTGGCGAGCGCGACGGCGACCTCGACCTCGTCACGTTAATCGTGGCGCGCGCCGACCCCCCGCCCTCCGCCACGCCGGAGCAGTCGGCGCTGCTCCGGCTCTGTTCCACCCCCTTGTCCGTGGCCGAGCTGTCGGCCTATCTCAACCTGCCGTTCAGCATGATGACGGTGCTGCTCACCGACATGCTGACGGCCGGACTGGTGACGGCCCGCAACCCGATCGTGCGCCAGACCGTCGCCGACCGTTCAATCCTCGAAGCGGTGATGCATGGACTTCAAAGGCTCTGACACCGTCCCCGGTCCGCGGACCGAGGACCAGTTGCCGCACACGGCCGAAGCCGCGGTCAAGATCGTGATCGTGGGCGGCTTCGGCGTCGGAAAGACGACCATGGTCGGCTCGGTCAGCGAGATCAGGCCGCTGACCACCGAAGAGACCATGACGCAGGCGGGCATCGGCGTCGACGACAACTTCGGCTCGGACACCAAGACGGCGACCACCGTCGCCATGGACTTCGGCCGCATCAGCATCACCGAGCAGCTCGTGCTGTATCTGTTCGGCACCCCCGGCCAGGAGCGCTTCTGGTTTCTGTGGAACGGGCTGTTCGACGGCGCGCTGGGCGCGGTGGTGCTGATCGACACCCGCCGCCTCGAGGTCAGCTTCGACGTCATGGGGCGGCTCGAGGAGCGCGGCGTGCCCTTCGTGGTGGCCGTCAACACCTTCCCGGACGCGCCCCGTTACCCCGTCGACGAACTCCGCACGGCGCTCGACCTGCCCGAGGAGATCCCCATCGTCGAGTGCGACGTACGTCGCCGGGCCTCCAGCCGGGACGTCCTGATGACGCTGATGCACTTCCTGCACGCGCTGGCGATGGCGAAGGCCCCCGCCTGAGACGCGTGATCACAACCCCCCTCACCTCCTGTACACCGGATTCACCTCAGCTTCGGAGCGACCATCGTGACGCCTGAATCCTTCTCCCCGACCGGTACGCACGACCCCACGGCCGCCCCGCCACCCGGCTGCCCCGCGCACGGCATCGGCCCCGGCGGGCTGCGCCGGCTGTACGGCCCCGACGCGGAGGACCTGGGAGCCGTGTACGAGGAACTGCGCGCCGAGTACGGTGCCGTTGCTCCCGCGTTGCTGCACGAGGACGTGCCGATCTGGGTTGTGCTCGGCCACACCGAGAACATGCACGTGGTGCGCACTCCCTCGCAGTACACCCGGGACACCCGGCTGTGGAGCGCTCTGCAGGACGGCACGATCAAGCCCGATCACCCGCTGATGCCGATCGTCGCCTGGCAGCCCATCTGCTGCCACGCCGAGGGCGACGAGCACCTGCGGCTGCGCGGCGCGGTCACGGGCGCCATGTCGACCATCGACCACCGGGGTATCCGCCGCTACATCAACCGGGCGACCCAGCACCTCGTCAACAAGTTCTGCGAGGAGGGCGGCGCCGACCTGGTCGCCCAGTTCGCCGAGCACCTGCCGATGGCGGTGATGTGCGAGATCCTCGGGATGCCCGAGGAGTACAACGACCGCATCGTGCAGGCCGCCCGCGACATGCTCAAGGGCAGCGAGACCGCCATCGCCAGCAACGAATACATCATGGAAGTCCTGATGCGGCTGACCGTACGCCGCCGGACCGACCCCAAGGAGGACTTCACCAGCCACCTGATCAACCACCCGGCGAGGCTCACCGACGAGGAGGTCGCCCAGCACCTGCGGGTCGTCCTGATCGTCTCGTACGAGGCCACCGCCAATCTGCTGGCCAACGTACTGCGCGTGGTACTCACCGACCCGCGGTTCCGCGCCCAGCTCAAGGGCGGCCAGATGACGGTGCCGGAGGCGGTCGAGCAGTCCCTGTGGGACGAGCCACCGTTCAGCACCATCCTTCCCTATGTCGCCAAAGCGGAGACCGAGCTGGGCGGCCAGCGCATCGGTCAGGGAGACGCCCTCATCTTCGGCATCGCGCCGGGCAACGTGGACCCGCGGGTCCGCCCCGGCCCCAAGGCCAACATGCAGGGCAACCGCTCCCACCTCGCCTTCGGCGGCGGCCCCCACGAGTGCCCGGGCCAGGACATCGGACGCTCCATCGCCGACGTCGGCGTCGACGCCCTGCTGACCCGCCTCCCGGACGTCCAACTCAGCTGCCCGGAGCACGAACTGCGCTGGCGGTCGTCCATCTCGAACCAGCACCTGGTGGAACTGCCGGTGAAGTTCGCGCCGAAGCCCCAGCAGGACGTCATGCAGCGGCCCTCCATCAATCCCGTGCCGCCGCAGAGCCCGAACAACTGGCAGGTCAGCTCGCGGCAGCCGGAGCCCGCGGCTGCGCAGCCCGCCGCCGTGCCGACCCCGGTGGCGGCGCCCGAACAGGCCCGTCGGCTCAGTGTGTTCCGGCGTCTTCTGCGCTGGTGGCGCGGGGACTGAGCCGACCGGAGCGCCCCGTCCACCCGGCCCAGTTCTCGTACGACGACCAGGCCGTCAGCACACGCGAGCTGACGAACCGGTGCTCGCGCCCCGTGATCGGATCGGTGAACTCCAGGACCCGCGCCAGCAGTTGGAGCGGGCGCCGGAAATCACCGTCCGCCACGGGGCCGGTCACCTCGGGATAGAGGGGATCGCCGAGGATCGGCACACCCAACGCGCTCATGTGCACCCGCAGTTGGTGTGTCTGCCCGGTACGCGGTACGAGCCGGTACCGGGCACGCCCGTTCCGGTGATCGAGCAGCTCGACCCGGCTGACGGCGTTGGGCTCGCCCTCGACCTCGCGGGCGGCCAGCACCCCGCGCTCCTTGACGATCCGGCTCCGCACGGTGCGCGGCAGGTCCAGTGCGGGATCGTACGGGGCCACCGCCTCGTACTCCTTGCCCACCCGCCTGTCGCGGAACAATGTCTGGTACGCGCCGCGCTCCTCGGGCCGCACGGTGAACAGCACCAGCCCCGCCGTCAGCCGGTCCAGCCGGTGCGCTGCGCCCAGCGTCGGGAGGCCCAGCTCCCGCCGCAGCCGTGCCAGGGCCGTCTCGGTGACATGGCTGCCGCGTGGCGTGGTGGCCAGGAAGTGCGGCTTGTCAGCCACTACGAGGTGTTCGTCCCGGTACACGACCTCGACTGCGAACGGCACCCGCTCCTCGGCCGGCAGCTCGCGGTGGAACCACACGAACATCCCCGGCACGTATGCCATGTCCCGCGGTACCGGGCGCCCGGTGACGTCGACTACCCGTCCCTCGTCCAGCATGGTGTCGATCACCTCGGCCCCGGCCGCCAGTCGCGCCACGAGATGGTCCCGCACGGTCGTCCACGCGTCGCCGGCCGGCAACCGCACCCGCACCGGGTCCACCCCGTCGCGCTGCGGCAGGGGGGAGGGCGGTGCTGGGGTGCGGCGTCTCATCAGGGTCAAGCGTACGAGGAGCGGCGAGGGCGGGGCGAGGCGATGCCGACCGACGCGAGCCTCTCCGTGCAACTGCGCTCCGGCTGGGTGCCGCTCGCTCCGGCGCATCAGCGCGTTCAGCGATGCATGTCCTAAAACGACTGTCCAGCGTGATTGCGTGATTGTCTTTGTACCCCCATGCGCCCCCATTCGATCACTTGTCGCCGTGCGGCGGTCCTGCGTCTACTGGTAGTCGTCCGCGGAGCTCCATTGCCTTGCGCATACCGTCGTCCCGGTGACGTGAACCTCGTGGGAGCCGCCATGACCACTGTTCAGCGGCCAGTCTCCGCTTGCCTGCACGTACCCGGCCGTCCCCCCTCGGTCATCCGCCGCTCAGTTCCCTGACCGCGGAAGGGGAGCGCGTCCTGAGCCGGCGGTTGCTCAGCCTTGCGAGCGAAGCATTCACGACAGAATCAAAGGCGTCCACTTCCGGTCTGGACTGAACTGCGATGTGATTAAAAGGCGTACAGCCGAAGGCGGCGCCCGTGCTCGCGCCCTCATGGAAGGGGAAGTCCGTGCCACCGCTCGTCCTGTCGCTGCCCACCAAGGCCGCTCCTGGCCGGGACACTCCGCAGCGCGCCCGTGAGACATCGATCGCTCACCGACTCCTCGGCTTCTCGCCGCGAGAGCAGGCAACCTGACGACACCTCACTCGCCTCGGCCAACTCCGACGCCCCAGACATGGAGGACTCAGTGCTCGCCATGATCCCGACGTTCGCGGAGCCCACACCGCCGACCGTAAGTCCATACGCCCCGAGGATCGAGGAGTACGTCCGCTCTCTCGGAGAGAGCCTCGGGTTGACAGAGACACAAGACGGCCGGGAGCGGCTGGAGGCAGGCTACGGGCACTTTGTCGCCTGGACCTATCCGGAAGCCTCGTTCCGCGATCTCTGCCTCTGCGCGGAATGGCTCTTCTTCACCTTCATCCTGGACGATTTGCACACTCTGAAGGTCTATGACACTCCGGAAGCCTGGGATCCGGTTCACCGGCGTCTGATGGACATCATCAACACCGGAAAAGACCTTGCTCCCGCACAGGAGCAGACTCGGTTCACCACGGCGCTGGCGGATCTGTCGATTCGTACGGGCGAAAGGCTTTCGCCGACGCTTCATGCGCGGTTGAACCATCATCTGGATTTATTCTTCCAAGGATTCGCCGAGGAATCCATGAATCGGTTCCGCGGTACCCCCCCGGGGATCGACAGCTTCACCCAGACCAGGCGACTTTCCGTGGGAATGGAGTTCGGCTTCGACCTGGTTGAGCTCAGCCTGGGCGTGGAGGTACCCGAGGACATATACGAGACGGGTCTGTTCCGGGAGATCGTTGAAGCCGCGAGCGACGTGGTTGCCTGGCAGAACGACCTGCATTCAATTCACCTGGACGACAAGCGGGGAGATTTCCATAACGTCGTCATCGTCATGCAGCATGCCGCCGGAATCTCGCTGCAGGAGGCCATCGACGCGGCCGTCGCAAGGGTTCAGGAGCGAGTCGCCGACTTTCTGGCCGCCGAAAAGCAGCTCTTGCCCTTCCTGACGAGCCGTGGTGTGCCGCCCCGCATCCGCGAAGAAGTCCTGAGGGTCACTGCCGGAATGCGGCAGTGGACCAATGGGTGCCTGCAGTGGTACGGGAACACCACCCGCTACGCGATCCCCACCACCTCGGGCCAGGCCGAACAGCAGCATGCACACCTCGGAGCCCTGTTCCCGAGTCAGGATGACGCGTCCCGGACTGTTGCGGTTGACCACTGAGCGGCTCGCCGACCACCTGGATCGACAGAGAAGGGCCACGCGCCATGGCAACGGACCATGAAGGCATCACACAGGCTCCCGGGGCACTCCCGATCGTCGGGCATCTGTTTCCACTGCTCAGAGACCCGCTGGGTTTTCTGAAAACCCTCCCGTCCTATGGTGACTTGGTGCAGATTCGGCTGGGCCCGCAAACAGCCGTCGTGGTCTGCCGGCCCGAACTCGTTCAGGAAGTCCTCCTGCACGACCGAATATTCGACAAGGGCGGACCCATCATCGAACGGGTCGGAAATGCGCTGGGGGACGGAATCGCCTCGTGCCCGCACAGCGCCCACCGGCGACAGCGCCGCGAGTTGCAGCCCGCCTTCTCTCGCACCTGCCTGCGTGAGTACGCCGCCATCATGACCGAGCAAATAGACACGCTCACCGCCGGCTGGCACGACGGGCCGACCATCGATGTGGGCTCACAGATGTACGCTCTGGCGAGCGGCACCATTGCGCGGACATTGTTCACGGCCGAAGCCGCGCGACCCGCTGTGGAGGCCGTCACGGAGAACCTGCCGGACATCTTCCGAGGCATCTACCAGCAGGCTCTCCTCCCACCCTCGCTGCGCCGTCTGCCGCTCCCTTCGAACCTGCGCTACGAGCGGGCCCGCAACCGAGCGTGGGGCGAGGTCAGCAAGGCCATCAGCTGGTACCGGCAGGACGGCGAGGGCCACAGCGATGTGCTGTCGATGCTCCTCGCGACCCATGACGACGCGGGAGAAGCCCTCGGGGACGCCGAGGTCCACGCCCAGATCATGACTCTGCTCGTCGCCGGCATCGACACCACCGCGGTGGCCCTCACCTGGGCCGTCCATCTCCTGTGCCAACACCCCGATGTGCAGGAGCGGTTGCACGTCGAGGCAGCCAAGGTTCTCGGCACCCGAGCGGCCACCTGGGAGGATCTCCCACAGCTGGAGCTGGCCGGCAGGGTCATCACCGAGACACTGCGGCTCTACCCTCCCGGGTGGATCTTCACGCGCATGACCACCACGGAGGCCCGGCTGGCGAACGCCGTGATCCCCCCCGACACCACCCTGGTCTACAGCCCGTACCTCATGCACCACGACGCACGGTTCAATCGGCGCCCCGACTCCTTCGATCCCGACCGGTGGCTTCCGGAGCATGAGCATGTGCGCGGCGCTTTCATCCCGTTCGGCGGAGGTGCGCGCAAGTGCATCGGTGACGCCTATGCGATGAACCTGGCGACACTGGCCCTGTCCACGATCGTGGCCCGATGGCGACTCTCGCACGGTGACGTTCGACGACCGCGCATCGAACCCCGGATGACCCTGTCCCCCAACAAGGTTCGGGTACGAGTCGCATGTGTGGAGCGAGCGCCGGTGTGACAGGAGCTCTTCCCGTCCGTGCCGGGCTCTTCCCGTCCGTGCCGGGTCGGCCGAGTTCATGCCGAAGGGGCGGCACCCGCGAGAGTGCCGCCCCGTTTCGGCGTCCACGAAGGCCTACGCCGCCGGCGCCGACCCCTCCTGCTCCGCCTCGATCCGCGCGTTCCAGTCCCGCTTGGAGGCCTGCCAGCCGTCCTCGTCGTGACCGAGCCGCCAGTAACCGGAGATCGACAGGTCCTCGCGGGGCACGGCACGCTCGACCCGCAGCAGATGGCGCAGCTCCTTCACGAAATGCGCCTCGCCGTGCACGAACGCGTGCACCCGCCCTTCGGGGAACTCCAGCGCGCGTACGGCCTCGACCAGCATCTCGCCGACGGGACGCGAGCCGCGGTGCAGCCAGATCACCTCCACATCGGAGTCGATCTTCTGCTCCTCCTCCGGACCGGCGATCTCCACGAACGCGTACGCCACGGCACCGTCGGGCAGCGACTCCAGGGCGCGGGCGATGGCGGGCAGCGCGCTCTCGTCACCCACCAGCAGATGCCAGTCGGCATCCGGGTCGGGGGCGTAGGCACCGCCGGGACCCATGAACCGCACGGTCTCGCCCGGCCGGGCGCGCAGCGCCCACGGGCCGGCCAGGCCCTCGTCACCGTGCAGCACGAAGTCCAGGGTCAGCTCGCGATGCTCCGGATCCCAGGCCCGCACGGTGTACGTCCGCGTCACCGGCCACTGCTCGCGCGGCAGCTCCTCGCGGATGCGCTCCAGGTCGAAGGGCTCGGGGTAGCTCACACCCGGAGGGGAGAACAGCATCTTCACGTAATGATCCGTGCAGGTGTCCGCCGCGAACTCGGCGAGCCCCTCACCGCCCAGCACCACACGCTGCATGTGCGGGGTCAGCCGTTCGGTACGGATGACCTGCGCGGAGTGGGGCTTCCGCGGCTTGCGGGCAGGGCGTAGCGCCATCACTGGCCTCCCTCGTTCCAAGCTTAGGTTTACCTAAGTTAGCACCTCCGTCCGGCGAATGCCGCTATGAACGTTCATGAAAAGGGGCATGTCGCGCACGCACGGAACGAATTCCCCACGTCACGAGCCCCATGCACGCGATCGTGACGCGGTTCACGCCCCCGGCGATCTCACGCCCCCAGCGTCACGAGCAGCCGCTGCAGCGACCCGCCCAGCCCCCAGCGCATCGCCAGTTCGTCCAGCCCCGCCGCATCCCGGGGTGTGTGCGGCAGCGTGGTGTCCACGTCGGGCAGTGGAACGTCGTGCGCCACCCGCACGACCCTCGGCGCGACGGCGACGTACGGCCGCGACTCGTCCAGCCGCTTGCGCTGCGAGGGCGTGAGCTTCGCCTTGGGGTCGTCGACCGCCGCCATGATCCCGGCCAGGTCGCCGAACTCGGCCAGCAGCTTCGCGGCCGTCTTCTCCCCGATCCCGGGCACGCCCGGCAGACCGTCGCTCGGGTCGCCCCGCAGCAGCGCCAGATCCGCGTACCCCCGGCCGTCGACGCCGTACTTCTCGCGCAGCCACGCCTCGTCGGTGAGCTGGAGGGTGCCGACGCCCTTGAGCGGGTAGAGCACCCGCACCCCGCGCTCGTCGTCCACGAGCTGGTACAGGTCGCGGTCCCCGGTGACGATGTCGACCGGGCCCTTCGCGCGCGCCGTGAACGTGCCGATCACGTCGTCCGCCTCGTACCCCTCGACGCCCACGCGCGCGATGCCGAGCGCGTCCAGGACGGACTCGATGACCGGCACCTGCGGCGACAGCGTGTCGGGCACCTCCTCCTCGTCCGGACCCGCCGCGTGCTCCTCGGCGACCCGGTGCGCCTTGT
It encodes:
- a CDS encoding RluA family pseudouridine synthase: MRRRTPAPPSPLPQRDGVDPVRVRLPAGDAWTTVRDHLVARLAAGAEVIDTMLDEGRVVDVTGRPVPRDMAYVPGMFVWFHRELPAEERVPFAVEVVYRDEHLVVADKPHFLATTPRGSHVTETALARLRRELGLPTLGAAHRLDRLTAGLVLFTVRPEERGAYQTLFRDRRVGKEYEAVAPYDPALDLPRTVRSRIVKERGVLAAREVEGEPNAVSRVELLDHRNGRARYRLVPRTGQTHQLRVHMSALGVPILGDPLYPEVTGPVADGDFRRPLQLLARVLEFTDPITGREHRFVSSRVLTAWSSYENWAGWTGRSGRLSPRATSAEDAGTH
- a CDS encoding cytochrome P450, whose product is MATDHEGITQAPGALPIVGHLFPLLRDPLGFLKTLPSYGDLVQIRLGPQTAVVVCRPELVQEVLLHDRIFDKGGPIIERVGNALGDGIASCPHSAHRRQRRELQPAFSRTCLREYAAIMTEQIDTLTAGWHDGPTIDVGSQMYALASGTIARTLFTAEAARPAVEAVTENLPDIFRGIYQQALLPPSLRRLPLPSNLRYERARNRAWGEVSKAISWYRQDGEGHSDVLSMLLATHDDAGEALGDAEVHAQIMTLLVAGIDTTAVALTWAVHLLCQHPDVQERLHVEAAKVLGTRAATWEDLPQLELAGRVITETLRLYPPGWIFTRMTTTEARLANAVIPPDTTLVYSPYLMHHDARFNRRPDSFDPDRWLPEHEHVRGAFIPFGGGARKCIGDAYAMNLATLALSTIVARWRLSHGDVRRPRIEPRMTLSPNKVRVRVACVERAPV
- a CDS encoding siderophore-interacting protein, whose translation is MALRPARKPRKPHSAQVIRTERLTPHMQRVVLGGEGLAEFAADTCTDHYVKMLFSPPGVSYPEPFDLERIREELPREQWPVTRTYTVRAWDPEHRELTLDFVLHGDEGLAGPWALRARPGETVRFMGPGGAYAPDPDADWHLLVGDESALPAIARALESLPDGAVAYAFVEIAGPEEEQKIDSDVEVIWLHRGSRPVGEMLVEAVRALEFPEGRVHAFVHGEAHFVKELRHLLRVERAVPREDLSISGYWRLGHDEDGWQASKRDWNARIEAEQEGSAPAA
- a CDS encoding DUF742 domain-containing protein, whose product is MTPPQRQRRHPKEQPPAPPPEPGKQKHPERLFVVAGPDGGERDGDLDLVTLIVARADPPPSATPEQSALLRLCSTPLSVAELSAYLNLPFSMMTVLLTDMLTAGLVTARNPIVRQTVADRSILEAVMHGLQRL
- a CDS encoding sensor histidine kinase → MVSVQSPPSRRELPYARVLLLPAIVMAAATGAAVAVVAEPARTAVGVCGAVAMLLVLASAAEAVRRGRALRAQRAEHARHTAYLEGRVAAHDEAMVRLATEITPAAIHRLQCGGSIYEVMRDLRNLDSSHGPLSRAELSLVESMLDIVDHQEALRDSAQRSFVNIARRVQSIVHQQAVELREMEEDHGRNPEVFDDLLRIDHGTMLIGRLADSISVLGGGRPGRQWPEPVPLYSVLRGAMSRILEYRRISLDSIAQVNIAGISVEPIIHAAAELLDNATRYSPPQTKVHVTATEVQTGIAIEIEDSGVSLSEEARARVEGMLERAKQGTDLQDIGEAPRLGLAVVGRLCTAFNMQVSLRSSAYGGVRAILVVPREMMTNEPAPGLAHGIGAASAPKAGADALEGPKRAPKKRRPTSPKIPATVSMEDDVPVVTEWTAGGLPQRRSRVKTPLSKRIAEQAAIEQAEREGRPTIWSTRKPEPEPEPEKDDEPAPGAWVEAFWNGLKDKPDPYTLQPRTQPARPEADHEGDTK
- a CDS encoding cytochrome P450, whose protein sequence is MTPESFSPTGTHDPTAAPPPGCPAHGIGPGGLRRLYGPDAEDLGAVYEELRAEYGAVAPALLHEDVPIWVVLGHTENMHVVRTPSQYTRDTRLWSALQDGTIKPDHPLMPIVAWQPICCHAEGDEHLRLRGAVTGAMSTIDHRGIRRYINRATQHLVNKFCEEGGADLVAQFAEHLPMAVMCEILGMPEEYNDRIVQAARDMLKGSETAIASNEYIMEVLMRLTVRRRTDPKEDFTSHLINHPARLTDEEVAQHLRVVLIVSYEATANLLANVLRVVLTDPRFRAQLKGGQMTVPEAVEQSLWDEPPFSTILPYVAKAETELGGQRIGQGDALIFGIAPGNVDPRVRPGPKANMQGNRSHLAFGGGPHECPGQDIGRSIADVGVDALLTRLPDVQLSCPEHELRWRSSISNQHLVELPVKFAPKPQQDVMQRPSINPVPPQSPNNWQVSSRQPEPAAAQPAAVPTPVAAPEQARRLSVFRRLLRWWRGD
- a CDS encoding roadblock/LC7 domain-containing protein, with the translated sequence MIQQRANFDWMLKELHDGVPGIEMIVVLSADGLRIARYGGDPDTADRVAAACAGLQSLASAVATEIPNSDGKMKMVLIEINGGYFYLMAAGANAYLAVLSDTFAEPGRMSNRMSDLVARIGAHLTSPPRRNGQTV
- a CDS encoding GTP-binding protein, which translates into the protein MDFKGSDTVPGPRTEDQLPHTAEAAVKIVIVGGFGVGKTTMVGSVSEIRPLTTEETMTQAGIGVDDNFGSDTKTATTVAMDFGRISITEQLVLYLFGTPGQERFWFLWNGLFDGALGAVVLIDTRRLEVSFDVMGRLEERGVPFVVAVNTFPDAPRYPVDELRTALDLPEEIPIVECDVRRRASSRDVLMTLMHFLHALAMAKAPA
- a CDS encoding 5'-3' exonuclease codes for the protein MRGVTGRLMLLDTASLYFRAYFGVPDSVKAPDGTPVNAVRGLLDFIDRLVRDHRPDALVACMDADWRPQWRVELIPSYKAHRVAEEHAAGPDEEEVPDTLSPQVPVIESVLDALGIARVGVEGYEADDVIGTFTARAKGPVDIVTGDRDLYQLVDDERGVRVLYPLKGVGTLQLTDEAWLREKYGVDGRGYADLALLRGDPSDGLPGVPGIGEKTAAKLLAEFGDLAGIMAAVDDPKAKLTPSQRKRLDESRPYVAVAPRVVRVAHDVPLPDVDTTLPHTPRDAAGLDELAMRWGLGGSLQRLLVTLGA
- a CDS encoding terpene synthase family protein, whose translation is MIPTFAEPTPPTVSPYAPRIEEYVRSLGESLGLTETQDGRERLEAGYGHFVAWTYPEASFRDLCLCAEWLFFTFILDDLHTLKVYDTPEAWDPVHRRLMDIINTGKDLAPAQEQTRFTTALADLSIRTGERLSPTLHARLNHHLDLFFQGFAEESMNRFRGTPPGIDSFTQTRRLSVGMEFGFDLVELSLGVEVPEDIYETGLFREIVEAASDVVAWQNDLHSIHLDDKRGDFHNVVIVMQHAAGISLQEAIDAAVARVQERVADFLAAEKQLLPFLTSRGVPPRIREEVLRVTAGMRQWTNGCLQWYGNTTRYAIPTTSGQAEQQHAHLGALFPSQDDASRTVAVDH